Proteins from one Telopea speciosissima isolate NSW1024214 ecotype Mountain lineage chromosome 1, Tspe_v1, whole genome shotgun sequence genomic window:
- the LOC122648827 gene encoding uncharacterized protein LOC122648827 isoform X13 — MSSGSTNEASSEILDLNSEAVPLVEEEVSVVRVAESTVAITLSVDENLVEQALDTQSPAQGTNPEGETAEAGVSGEGRNLLETFAQGSDVCDGSTGAHGVRGSSEEEESADVCLIKESSERVTKKSVDAGGDGKFGGQPDVALTLKLGASDTEGLTDRVEVTEAESSMTITELTFEEIHVASGERAVELENSEVLNSKGDVPEPMDLDEKPYFPEKNQGVEVEGVGGGTEANDVRDTDPSVSLSSPSNCVHNTTLNIGNSDVNPSQDGIQELVAQIAKTPSDQVIRDQSMDLHLTEANADEGAAVTVDTNLATEAIDESKDAVLDKNQEADVQIAGACGYHQGDQRMGSPSPELGASPLVDNQSMGFDVEAIAVGGCNKLDENLTQSQSQSQPIASDSDAVNSVVDLGSCHSTDFEKKVVEEVLNEDERMEVKEIEADATHPGADENLKTVREVLKEDGGIAAKEMGDDVSNPGTDGNQKTVDEVFEEEEGSRVKEMLDDVNCRDRDGDQNTADEVFKDDEGTGVKEIADDVTHLDKDVDKMTADKVDWEAEGTKVREVGDGVTCLGTDGNLKAVDEIFRKDEGTEVKDGNQMILDDALREGEETEAKEIGTDVTHPSSDGDQRNVGEVVKEDEGPRVKEREDDAKCSVSDCLDENLTKNVSRVDSHVNQMLETSEQVTTTLNPGTASVNDNRVFYGLPTEEGDFSVSDLVWGKVKSHPWWPGQIFDPSDASEQAMKYRKKDSLLVAYFGDRTFAWNEASLLKPFRANFSQMEKQTNLESFRKAVDCALDEIARRVELGLACSCTFEEVYAKTGSQMIENPGIREESSRRKGMDESISVSSFEPEMLVEYIRELALFPYGGVDRLELVIAQVQLLAVHRSRGYSCLPTFQLCGSLVENEADSLILAESKHSKAIVDDSAAISENKDQVLSGKVKFKSRDGSFRKRKHTSEDGGHPIKKERSLSELMAGKKVFSSDDGNESVDGKPVSSLLGKKRKAGDSIPDDSVIQNRKRSISLSGAADADSAQPKRSFKVGESICRVASQLTGSSPILKCSGERLRKVAVKVDQNRESSTWDGDAASPRTPEQRRKIVLPTEHSSPEEMLSQLCLAARDPIKGYSFLTTIISFFSEFRNFVCLDHASSWKHKMSSEKVGGKKKKPPNSNMDSTESYSFEDMQDSYWTDRIVQIGPEEQPLDKSQKKRGRPRKKIFMLTNGADDSHQCSPALDIEQQNPYHNAEQPVEISVGSLDANSKDPNSPAALILSFPESDADSIPSEKNLNIIFRHFGPLKESETEVLKTTNCARVVFKRHTDAEVALSSAGKFSIFGPVHVSYRLMYWPPTSAKAPSFAATQLIEYVAPQGIEDVESQGIEDMAPQLIVDVAPQGIEDMAPQSIEDMAPEGIEDMDMAPLLIEDVAPQGIEDMAPQGIEDVESQGIEDMAPQGIEDVAPQGIEDGASEGIEDMVPAGGNEDMAPQGIEDMAPVRGSTS, encoded by the exons ATGTCGTCTGGCTCCACGAACGAGGCCTCCTCCGAGATCCTCGACTTGAATTCCGAAGCCGTTCCACTCGTCGAGGAGGAAGTTTCTGTGGTAAGGGTTGCAGAATCCACAGTTGCTATCACACTGTCTGTAGATGAAAACCTAGTGGAGCAGGCCTTGGACACTCAGAGCCCTGCTCAGGGTACTAATCCCGAAGGTGAAACAGCCGAGGCTGGGGTATCTGGTGAAGGACGGAATTTGCTTGAAACATTTGCCCAAGGTTCTGATGTTTGTGACGGCAGCACTGGTGCTCATGGGGTCCGTGGAAgttctgaagaagaagaatctgctGATGTTTGTTTGATCAAAGAGAGTTCAGAAAGAGTGACCAAGAAATCTGTAGATGCGGGTGGTGATGGGAAATTTGGAGGTCAACCTGACGTGGCGCTAACGCTGAAACTTGGTGCTTCTGATACCGAAGGACTGACAGACAGGGTTGAAGTTACCGAAGCTGAAAGTTCTATGACGATCACCGAGTTGACTTTCGAGGAAATCCACGTTGCTTCTGGGGAGAGAGCTGTTGAATTGGAAAATTCGGAGGTTTTAAATTCCAAAGGAGATGTACCGGAGCCGATGGATTTGGATGAGAAGCCATATTTTCCGGAGAAAAATCAAGGCGTGGAGGTCGAGGGGGTGGGAGGAGGCACTGAAGCTAATGATGTCAGAGATACGGATCCTTCTGTAAGTCTTAGTTCTCCTTCAAATTGCGTTCATAATACCACTTTAAACATAGGTAATAGTGACGTGAATCCTTCTCAAGATGGGATACAAGAGCTAGTTGCCCAGATAGCTAAAACACCTTCTGATCAGGTAATTAGGGATCAGAGCATGGATTTACACCTCACCGAGGCAAATGCAGACGAGGGGGCTGCTGTTACAGTAGATACAAACCTGGCTACCGAGGCCATTGATGAATCCAAAGATGCAGTGCTGGACAAGAATCAGGAGGCAGATGTTCAAATTGCAGGCGCTTGTGGTTATCATCAAGGGGACCAAAGGATGGGCTCGCCTTCTCCTGAGCTTGGTGCTTCTCCGTTagtggataaccaatccatgggCTTTGACGTTGAAGCCATTGCAGTAGGTGGGTGCAATAAGCTGGATGAGAATCTAactcaatctcaatctcaatctcagcCTATTGCCAGTGATTCTGATGCGGTTAATTCAGTTGTAGATTTGGGTAGCTGTCATAGCACAGATTTTGAAAAGAAGGTTGTAGAGGAGGTTTTGAATGAAGATGAACGAATGGAGGTAAAAGAGATTGAGGCTGATGCTACTCATCCTGGTGCTGATGAAAACCTGAAGACTGTACGTGAG GTTTTGAAGGAAGATGGAGGGATTGCTGCTAAAGAGATGGGAGACGATGTTAGTAATCCTGGGACAGATGGAAACCAGAAGACTGTTGATGAGGTTtttgaggaggaggaaggaagtaGGGTTAAAGAGATGCTAGATGATGTTAACTGTCGGGACAGAGATGGAGACCAGAATACTGCTGATGAAGTTTTCAAAGACGATGAAGGAACTGGGGTTAAAGAGATCGCAGACGATGTCACACATCTGGACAAAGACGTAGACAAGATGACTGCTGATAAGGTTGACTGGGAAGCTGAAGGAACTAAGGTTAGAGAGGTGGGGGATGGTGTTACCTGTCTGGGCACAGATGGAAACCTGAAGGCTGTTGATGAGATTTTCCGGAAAGATGAAGGGACAGAGGTTAAGGATGGGAACCAGATGATCCTCGATGATGCTTTGAGGGAGGGTGAAGAAACTGAGGCTAAAGAGATCGGTACTGATGTCACTCATCCAAGCAGTGATGGAGACCAGAGGAATGTAGGAGAGGTTGTGAAGGAAGATGAAGGACCCAGggttaaagagagagaagatgatgCTAAATGTTCTGTCTCTGACTGCTTAGATGAGAACTTAACAAAAAATGTCAGTAGGGTTGATTCACATGTAAACCAAATGCTAGAAACGTCAGAACAGGTTACAACTACTTTGAATCCTGGAACTGCATCTGTAAATGATAATCGGGTTTTTTATGGCCTGCCAACAGAAGAAGGtgatttttctgtttctgatcTAGTCTGGGGTAAGGTGAAGAGTCATCCCTGGTGGCCTGGGCAGATATTCGATCCTTCGGATGCATCAGAGCAGGCAATGAAATACCGTAAGAAGGACAGCCTTTTGGTTGCATATTTTGGGGATAGAACATTTGCTTGGAATGAAGCATCATTGCTAAAGCCCTTTAGGGCTAATTTCTCACAGATGGAGAAGCAGACTAATCTGGAGTCATTTCGTAAAGCTGTCGATTGTGCATTGGATGAAATTGCGAGACGAGTAGAGCTGGGGCTGGCCTGCTCATGCACATTCGAAGAAGTCTATGCAAAGACTGGATCCCAAATGATTGAGAACCCTGGGATCCGGGAAGAATCAAGTAGGAGAAAGGGCATGGACGAATCCATCAGTGTAAGTTCTTTTGAACCAGAGATGCTTGTTGAGTATATCAGAGAATTAGCACTGTTTCCATATGGTGGAGTTGATAGGCTGGAACTTGTCATAGCTCAGGTGCAATTATTGGCTGTCCATCGTTCAAGGGGGTACTCTTGTTTGCCAACGTTCCAGTTGTGTGGCAGTTTGGTGGAGAATGAAGCTGACAGTTTAATCTTGGCAGAAAGCAAGCATTCAAAAGCAATTGTTGATGATTCTGCAGCTATATCTGAGAATAAAGATCAAGTACTATCTGGGAAAGTTAAATTTAAGAGTCGGGATGGCTCTTTCCGTAAGCGTAAACACACCTCAGAGGATGGTGGACATcctatcaaaaaagaaagaagcttGTCAGAGTTGATGGCTGGGAAAAAGGTTTTCTCATCTGATGATGGAAATGAGTCTGTTGATGGGAAGCCAGTTTCATCGTTGTTGGGAAAAAAGCGTAAAGCTGGTGATTCCATTCCTGATGATTCAGTGattcaaaataggaaaagaagtaTTTCCTTATCAGGAGCTGCTGATGCTGACTCTGCTCAGCCCAAGCGATCTTTCAAAGTTGGTGAATCCATTTGTAGAGTTGCAAGCCAACTGactggatcctctccaatccTTAAGTGTAGCGGTGAACGGCTCCGTAAAGTTGCAGTTAAGGTGGATCAGAACAGAGAAAGTTCTACTTGGGATGGTGATGCTGCATCTCCTAGAACTCCTGAACAAAGGAGAAAGATAGTCCTTCCAACAGAGCACTCGTCCCCAGAAGAGATGCTGTCCCAACTTTGCTTGGCTGCACGGGACCCAATAAAAGGCTATAGTTTCCTGACTACCATAATTAGTTTCTTCTCTGAATTCAGAAATTTTGTCTGCCTTGATCATGCAAGTTCTTGGAAGCACAAAATGTCTTCAGAGAAAGTAGgtggtaaaaagaaaaaaccaccCAACTCTAACATGGACTCCACTGAATCGTATAGTTTTGAGGATATGCAAGATTCTTACTGGACTGACAGGATTGTCCAAATCGGCCCTGAAGAACAACCATTGGACAAATCccagaagaaaagaggaaggcCTAGGAAAAAGATTTTTATGCTGACCAATGGAGCTGATGATTCTCATCAGTGCAGTCCTGCATTGGATATTGAGCAGCAAAATCCTTATCACAATGCTGAACAGCCAGTAGAAATTTCAGTGGGCAGTTTGGATGCAAATTCCAAGGACCCCAATTCACCAGCGGCACTAATATTGAGCTTCCCGGAGTCTGATGCAGATTCTATTCCTTCAGAAAAGAATCTGAATATAATATTTAGACACTTTGGGCCTTTGAAGGAATCTGAAACAGAAGTGCTGAAAACGACTAACTGTGCTAGAGTGGTGTTCAAGAGGCATACTGATGCAGAGGTAGCTCTCAGTAGTGCGGGGAAATTCAGCATTTTTGGACCAGTGCATGTCAGCTACAGGTTGATGTATTGGCCACCAACATCAGCTAAGGCTCCATCCTTTGCTGCAACACAACTCATAGAATATGTGGCACCACAAGGCATAGAAGATGTGGAATCACAAGGCATAGAGGATATGGCACCACAACTCATAGTAGATGTGGCACCACAAGGCATAGAAGATATGGCACCACAAAGCATAGAAGATATGGCACCAGAAGGCATAGAAGATATGGATATGGCACCGCTACTCATAGAAGATGTGGCACCACAAG GCATAGAGGATATGGCACCACAAGGCATAGAAGATGTGGAATCACAAGGCATAGAGGATATGGCACCACAAG GCATAGAAGATGTGGCACCACAAGGCATAGAAGATGGGGCATCAGAAGGCATAGAAGATATGGTACCTGCGGGAGGCAACGAAGATATGGCACCACAAGGCATAGAAGATATGGCACCTGTGAGAGGCAGCACATCTTGA
- the LOC122648827 gene encoding uncharacterized protein LOC122648827 isoform X21, translating into MSSGSTNEASSEILDLNSEAVPLVEEEVSVVRVAESTVAITLSVDENLVEQALDTQSPAQGTNPEGETAEAGVSGEGRNLLETFAQGSDVCDGSTGAHGVRGSSEEEESADVCLIKESSERVTKKSVDAGGDGKFGGQPDVALTLKLGASDTEGLTDRVEVTEAESSMTITELTFEEIHVASGERAVELENSEVLNSKGDVPEPMDLDEKPYFPEKNQGVEVEGVGGGTEANDVRDTDPSVSLSSPSNCVHNTTLNIGNSDVNPSQDGIQELVAQIAKTPSDQVIRDQSMDLHLTEANADEGAAVTVDTNLATEAIDESKDAVLDKNQEADVQIAGACGYHQGDQRMGSPSPELGASPLVDNQSMGFDVEAIAVGGCNKLDENLTQSQSQSQPIASDSDAVNSVVDLGSCHSTDFEKKVVEEVLNEDERMEVKEIEADATHPGADENLKTVREVLKEDGGIAAKEMGDDVSNPGTDGNQKTVDEVFEEEEGSRVKEMLDDVNCRDRDGDQNTADEVFKDDEGTGVKEIADDVTHLDKDVDKMTADKVDWEAEGTKVREVGDGVTCLGTDGNLKAVDEIFRKDEGTEVKDGNQMILDDALREGEETEAKEIGTDVTHPSSDGDQRNVGEVVKEDEGPRVKEREDDAKCSVSDCLDENLTKNVSRVDSHVNQMLETSEQVTTTLNPGTASVNDNRVFYGLPTEEGDFSVSDLVWGKVKSHPWWPGQIFDPSDASEQAMKYRKKDSLLVAYFGDRTFAWNEASLLKPFRANFSQMEKQTNLESFRKAVDCALDEIARRVELGLACSCTFEEVYAKTGSQMIENPGIREESSRRKGMDESISVSSFEPEMLVEYIRELALFPYGGVDRLELVIAQVQLLAVHRSRGYSCLPTFQLCGSLVENEADSLILAESKHSKAIVDDSAAISENKDQVLSGKVKFKSRDGSFRKRKHTSEDGGHPIKKERSLSELMAGKKVFSSDDGNESVDGKPVSSLLGKKRKAGDSIPDDSVIQNRKRSISLSGAADADSAQPKRSFKVGESICRVASQLTGSSPILKCSGERLRKVAVKVDQNRESSTWDGDAASPRTPEQRRKIVLPTEHSSPEEMLSQLCLAARDPIKGYSFLTTIISFFSEFRNFVCLDHASSWKHKMSSEKVGGKKKKPPNSNMDSTESYSFEDMQDSYWTDRIVQIGPEEQPLDKSQKKRGRPRKKIFMLTNGADDSHQCSPALDIEQQNPYHNAEQPVEISVGSLDANSKDPNSPAALILSFPESDADSIPSEKNLNIIFRHFGPLKESETEVLKTTNCARVVFKRHTDAEVALSSAGKFSIFGPVHVSYRLMYWPPTSAKAPSFAATQLIEYVAPQGIEDVESQGIEDMAPQLIVDVAPQGIEDMAPQSIEDMAPEGIEDVAPQGIEDGASEGIEDMVPAGGNEDMAPQGIEDMAPVRGSTS; encoded by the exons ATGTCGTCTGGCTCCACGAACGAGGCCTCCTCCGAGATCCTCGACTTGAATTCCGAAGCCGTTCCACTCGTCGAGGAGGAAGTTTCTGTGGTAAGGGTTGCAGAATCCACAGTTGCTATCACACTGTCTGTAGATGAAAACCTAGTGGAGCAGGCCTTGGACACTCAGAGCCCTGCTCAGGGTACTAATCCCGAAGGTGAAACAGCCGAGGCTGGGGTATCTGGTGAAGGACGGAATTTGCTTGAAACATTTGCCCAAGGTTCTGATGTTTGTGACGGCAGCACTGGTGCTCATGGGGTCCGTGGAAgttctgaagaagaagaatctgctGATGTTTGTTTGATCAAAGAGAGTTCAGAAAGAGTGACCAAGAAATCTGTAGATGCGGGTGGTGATGGGAAATTTGGAGGTCAACCTGACGTGGCGCTAACGCTGAAACTTGGTGCTTCTGATACCGAAGGACTGACAGACAGGGTTGAAGTTACCGAAGCTGAAAGTTCTATGACGATCACCGAGTTGACTTTCGAGGAAATCCACGTTGCTTCTGGGGAGAGAGCTGTTGAATTGGAAAATTCGGAGGTTTTAAATTCCAAAGGAGATGTACCGGAGCCGATGGATTTGGATGAGAAGCCATATTTTCCGGAGAAAAATCAAGGCGTGGAGGTCGAGGGGGTGGGAGGAGGCACTGAAGCTAATGATGTCAGAGATACGGATCCTTCTGTAAGTCTTAGTTCTCCTTCAAATTGCGTTCATAATACCACTTTAAACATAGGTAATAGTGACGTGAATCCTTCTCAAGATGGGATACAAGAGCTAGTTGCCCAGATAGCTAAAACACCTTCTGATCAGGTAATTAGGGATCAGAGCATGGATTTACACCTCACCGAGGCAAATGCAGACGAGGGGGCTGCTGTTACAGTAGATACAAACCTGGCTACCGAGGCCATTGATGAATCCAAAGATGCAGTGCTGGACAAGAATCAGGAGGCAGATGTTCAAATTGCAGGCGCTTGTGGTTATCATCAAGGGGACCAAAGGATGGGCTCGCCTTCTCCTGAGCTTGGTGCTTCTCCGTTagtggataaccaatccatgggCTTTGACGTTGAAGCCATTGCAGTAGGTGGGTGCAATAAGCTGGATGAGAATCTAactcaatctcaatctcaatctcagcCTATTGCCAGTGATTCTGATGCGGTTAATTCAGTTGTAGATTTGGGTAGCTGTCATAGCACAGATTTTGAAAAGAAGGTTGTAGAGGAGGTTTTGAATGAAGATGAACGAATGGAGGTAAAAGAGATTGAGGCTGATGCTACTCATCCTGGTGCTGATGAAAACCTGAAGACTGTACGTGAG GTTTTGAAGGAAGATGGAGGGATTGCTGCTAAAGAGATGGGAGACGATGTTAGTAATCCTGGGACAGATGGAAACCAGAAGACTGTTGATGAGGTTtttgaggaggaggaaggaagtaGGGTTAAAGAGATGCTAGATGATGTTAACTGTCGGGACAGAGATGGAGACCAGAATACTGCTGATGAAGTTTTCAAAGACGATGAAGGAACTGGGGTTAAAGAGATCGCAGACGATGTCACACATCTGGACAAAGACGTAGACAAGATGACTGCTGATAAGGTTGACTGGGAAGCTGAAGGAACTAAGGTTAGAGAGGTGGGGGATGGTGTTACCTGTCTGGGCACAGATGGAAACCTGAAGGCTGTTGATGAGATTTTCCGGAAAGATGAAGGGACAGAGGTTAAGGATGGGAACCAGATGATCCTCGATGATGCTTTGAGGGAGGGTGAAGAAACTGAGGCTAAAGAGATCGGTACTGATGTCACTCATCCAAGCAGTGATGGAGACCAGAGGAATGTAGGAGAGGTTGTGAAGGAAGATGAAGGACCCAGggttaaagagagagaagatgatgCTAAATGTTCTGTCTCTGACTGCTTAGATGAGAACTTAACAAAAAATGTCAGTAGGGTTGATTCACATGTAAACCAAATGCTAGAAACGTCAGAACAGGTTACAACTACTTTGAATCCTGGAACTGCATCTGTAAATGATAATCGGGTTTTTTATGGCCTGCCAACAGAAGAAGGtgatttttctgtttctgatcTAGTCTGGGGTAAGGTGAAGAGTCATCCCTGGTGGCCTGGGCAGATATTCGATCCTTCGGATGCATCAGAGCAGGCAATGAAATACCGTAAGAAGGACAGCCTTTTGGTTGCATATTTTGGGGATAGAACATTTGCTTGGAATGAAGCATCATTGCTAAAGCCCTTTAGGGCTAATTTCTCACAGATGGAGAAGCAGACTAATCTGGAGTCATTTCGTAAAGCTGTCGATTGTGCATTGGATGAAATTGCGAGACGAGTAGAGCTGGGGCTGGCCTGCTCATGCACATTCGAAGAAGTCTATGCAAAGACTGGATCCCAAATGATTGAGAACCCTGGGATCCGGGAAGAATCAAGTAGGAGAAAGGGCATGGACGAATCCATCAGTGTAAGTTCTTTTGAACCAGAGATGCTTGTTGAGTATATCAGAGAATTAGCACTGTTTCCATATGGTGGAGTTGATAGGCTGGAACTTGTCATAGCTCAGGTGCAATTATTGGCTGTCCATCGTTCAAGGGGGTACTCTTGTTTGCCAACGTTCCAGTTGTGTGGCAGTTTGGTGGAGAATGAAGCTGACAGTTTAATCTTGGCAGAAAGCAAGCATTCAAAAGCAATTGTTGATGATTCTGCAGCTATATCTGAGAATAAAGATCAAGTACTATCTGGGAAAGTTAAATTTAAGAGTCGGGATGGCTCTTTCCGTAAGCGTAAACACACCTCAGAGGATGGTGGACATcctatcaaaaaagaaagaagcttGTCAGAGTTGATGGCTGGGAAAAAGGTTTTCTCATCTGATGATGGAAATGAGTCTGTTGATGGGAAGCCAGTTTCATCGTTGTTGGGAAAAAAGCGTAAAGCTGGTGATTCCATTCCTGATGATTCAGTGattcaaaataggaaaagaagtaTTTCCTTATCAGGAGCTGCTGATGCTGACTCTGCTCAGCCCAAGCGATCTTTCAAAGTTGGTGAATCCATTTGTAGAGTTGCAAGCCAACTGactggatcctctccaatccTTAAGTGTAGCGGTGAACGGCTCCGTAAAGTTGCAGTTAAGGTGGATCAGAACAGAGAAAGTTCTACTTGGGATGGTGATGCTGCATCTCCTAGAACTCCTGAACAAAGGAGAAAGATAGTCCTTCCAACAGAGCACTCGTCCCCAGAAGAGATGCTGTCCCAACTTTGCTTGGCTGCACGGGACCCAATAAAAGGCTATAGTTTCCTGACTACCATAATTAGTTTCTTCTCTGAATTCAGAAATTTTGTCTGCCTTGATCATGCAAGTTCTTGGAAGCACAAAATGTCTTCAGAGAAAGTAGgtggtaaaaagaaaaaaccaccCAACTCTAACATGGACTCCACTGAATCGTATAGTTTTGAGGATATGCAAGATTCTTACTGGACTGACAGGATTGTCCAAATCGGCCCTGAAGAACAACCATTGGACAAATCccagaagaaaagaggaaggcCTAGGAAAAAGATTTTTATGCTGACCAATGGAGCTGATGATTCTCATCAGTGCAGTCCTGCATTGGATATTGAGCAGCAAAATCCTTATCACAATGCTGAACAGCCAGTAGAAATTTCAGTGGGCAGTTTGGATGCAAATTCCAAGGACCCCAATTCACCAGCGGCACTAATATTGAGCTTCCCGGAGTCTGATGCAGATTCTATTCCTTCAGAAAAGAATCTGAATATAATATTTAGACACTTTGGGCCTTTGAAGGAATCTGAAACAGAAGTGCTGAAAACGACTAACTGTGCTAGAGTGGTGTTCAAGAGGCATACTGATGCAGAGGTAGCTCTCAGTAGTGCGGGGAAATTCAGCATTTTTGGACCAGTGCATGTCAGCTACAGGTTGATGTATTGGCCACCAACATCAGCTAAGGCTCCATCCTTTGCTGCAACACAACTCATAGAATATGTGGCACCACAAGGCATAGAAGATGTGGAATCACAAGGCATAGAGGATATGGCACCACAACTCATAGTAGATGTGGCACCACAAGGCATAGAAGATATGGCACCACAAAGCATAGAAGATATGGCACCAGAAG GCATAGAAGATGTGGCACCACAAGGCATAGAAGATGGGGCATCAGAAGGCATAGAAGATATGGTACCTGCGGGAGGCAACGAAGATATGGCACCACAAGGCATAGAAGATATGGCACCTGTGAGAGGCAGCACATCTTGA